One Bacillota bacterium genomic region harbors:
- a CDS encoding DUF4391 domain-containing protein, producing MLGIPSRYEINKEFAIKTFITADLTAKEKKRFKEAVMEIRLMYQVTGEDIPSLINDEYDCQAILFFSVKLDQLKNANFVGNIMQRLVKPLCVIRFYDHTNSQVFCFCHKRLNLNDRTQVVIEDTVYSVRASMQFADEVNTLMEKHIEFDKIQNRGNKLDFYLEMMVKAYIISNLALWSGTRALLVSKVWYNRDNMLKLYDGLKRTEQLKKEQKSAKTIAENSRINAELKRLYAEFDKIVGNQGG from the coding sequence ATGCTGGGTATACCGAGCAGATATGAGATAAATAAGGAATTTGCTATAAAAACCTTTATTACTGCAGACTTGACTGCGAAGGAGAAAAAAAGGTTTAAGGAAGCTGTTATGGAAATAAGGCTCATGTACCAGGTTACAGGGGAAGACATTCCTTCGCTAATCAATGACGAATATGACTGCCAGGCAATATTGTTTTTCAGTGTCAAGCTGGACCAGCTTAAAAATGCAAACTTTGTCGGCAACATTATGCAGCGGCTGGTAAAGCCACTGTGTGTAATAAGGTTTTATGACCATACGAATAGCCAAGTTTTTTGTTTTTGCCACAAAAGGCTGAACCTTAACGACAGGACACAGGTGGTGATAGAGGACACGGTATACTCTGTGCGTGCATCCATGCAGTTTGCAGACGAAGTCAATACGCTGATGGAGAAGCATATTGAGTTTGACAAAATCCAGAACAGGGGCAACAAGCTTGATTTTTACCTTGAAATGATGGTAAAGGCATATATCATATCAAACCTGGCCTTATGGTCAGGGACAAGGGCATTGCTTGTCTCGAAGGTATGGTATAATAGGGATAATATGTTAAAGCTCTACGATGGGCTTAAAAGGACGGAACAATTGAAAAAGGAACAGAAATCTGCAAAGACAATTGCGGAGAATTCCAGGATAAATGCCGAGTTAAAGAGGCTGTATGCCGAATTTGATAAAATTGTTGGGAATCAGGGGGGTTAA